A section of the Nitrososphaerota archaeon genome encodes:
- the ilvC gene encoding ketol-acid reductoisomerase translates to MAKTWKDSDISLEPIKNQTIAVIGYGIQGDAQAKNLKDSGLKVIVGLKEGSPTWNMAKSDGHTVMSVAEATKQGDIVHILLPDMIQSQVYRDEIGPYLSAGKALSFSHAAAIQWNWIKAPDNVDVIMIAPKGPGSKVRETYLEGFGTPAIVAVYQDKTGKAWDRVLGIGKGIGSARAGLIQTTFKEEVETDWFGEQADLCGGCASMVTNAFETLVEAGYQPEIAYFEVLHELKLIVDMIQRYGINGMWRRVSETARYGGLTRGPMVMDKQNKANMKKVLDMIQDGTFNEEWISEYRKNGKNAFDRYMKQLESHQIEQVGRQMRKMMWPDSKE, encoded by the coding sequence ATGGCAAAGACTTGGAAAGATTCCGATATTAGTTTAGAACCTATTAAAAATCAAACAATCGCAGTAATTGGATATGGTATTCAGGGTGACGCGCAAGCAAAAAATCTCAAAGATTCCGGCCTCAAAGTTATAGTGGGACTAAAGGAGGGTAGCCCAACATGGAACATGGCAAAATCCGATGGCCATACCGTAATGTCTGTTGCAGAGGCCACAAAGCAAGGCGACATTGTTCATATCTTGCTTCCTGACATGATCCAATCCCAAGTTTATAGAGATGAAATCGGACCATACCTTTCTGCTGGAAAGGCATTATCATTTTCACACGCAGCTGCTATCCAGTGGAATTGGATCAAGGCGCCAGACAATGTTGATGTCATCATGATTGCACCAAAAGGACCTGGCTCAAAGGTTAGAGAGACCTACCTGGAAGGATTTGGAACACCTGCTATAGTTGCGGTATATCAGGATAAAACCGGTAAGGCATGGGACAGAGTTTTAGGAATTGGTAAGGGTATTGGCTCTGCACGTGCAGGTCTGATACAGACAACGTTCAAAGAAGAAGTTGAGACTGATTGGTTTGGCGAGCAGGCTGATCTTTGTGGCGGATGTGCGTCAATGGTAACAAACGCATTTGAGACGCTGGTTGAAGCAGGCTATCAACCTGAAATTGCATACTTTGAGGTATTGCACGAACTCAAACTAATTGTGGACATGATCCAGCGATATGGAATAAACGGAATGTGGAGACGTGTATCTGAGACTGCACGATATGGTGGTCTAACGCGAGGCCCAATGGTCATGGATAAGCAAAACAAGGCAAACATGAAAAAAGTACTAGACATGATCCAAGACGGTACGTTCAATGAAGAATGGATTTCTGAATATCGCAAAAATGGTAAAAACGCATTTGACCGCTATATGAAACAGCTTGAGTCACACCAAATAGAACAGGTTGGCAGACAAATGCGTAAAATGATGTGGCCAGATTCTAAAGAATAA
- a CDS encoding elongation factor Tu — translation MTNSVNFVVLGDQSIAASLGKKGTATDMTMYDKKESGVIRTYTTPSGFPDKIQPLLQTINLAEHVIFHINKLDKFAGEQIVALDMLQKKSGLLSYTYDVDENMLNTMIKNTVLINYPKIKQDKIKEESDRLTQISQDGSARVVIDHCFDVKGVGTVILGKVERGKIKQYDTLKLLPAGIDVLIKSIQMHDDPVDEAVSPGRVGLAVKGVTPDQVGRGDMLCAPGPELVSTELELEFTKSQFYKGDIASNQMCLVNIGLQIKPAKFASISPLKLTLEKPVVHNKGDICVILKPESTSIRLLGSGKIT, via the coding sequence ATGACAAACTCCGTCAATTTTGTAGTGTTGGGTGATCAGAGCATAGCCGCCAGTCTTGGGAAAAAAGGAACAGCCACGGATATGACTATGTATGACAAAAAAGAATCAGGAGTCATTCGTACCTATACTACACCTAGTGGATTTCCAGACAAAATACAACCCCTACTTCAAACAATAAATCTTGCAGAACATGTGATATTTCACATAAATAAGCTAGACAAATTTGCCGGTGAGCAGATTGTCGCATTGGATATGTTGCAGAAAAAATCTGGATTGCTCTCTTACACATATGATGTCGATGAAAACATGTTAAACACAATGATAAAAAATACCGTTTTGATTAATTATCCAAAAATCAAACAGGATAAAATTAAAGAAGAATCTGACAGGCTAACACAGATCTCACAAGATGGTAGTGCACGTGTCGTAATTGATCATTGCTTTGATGTTAAAGGTGTTGGAACCGTCATATTGGGAAAAGTGGAACGTGGAAAAATAAAACAATATGATACACTCAAACTCTTACCTGCCGGAATAGACGTCCTCATAAAATCAATACAAATGCATGATGATCCTGTAGACGAAGCTGTCTCTCCAGGGCGAGTAGGCTTAGCGGTAAAAGGAGTAACTCCTGATCAAGTTGGAAGGGGTGATATGCTCTGCGCTCCAGGACCCGAATTAGTATCAACTGAACTTGAATTAGAATTCACAAAGAGCCAATTTTACAAAGGCGATATAGCATCAAACCAGATGTGTCTTGTTAATATCGGCCTTCAAATCAAGCCTGCAAAGTTTGCCTCTATATCCCCACTAAAATTAACACTTGAAAAACCAGTAGTTCATAACAAAGGAGACATCTGTGTTATATTAAAGCCCGAATCTACCAGTATTAGATTACTTGGCAGCGGCAAAATCACATAG
- the metG gene encoding methionine--tRNA ligase, producing MNPRAIITSALPYANGEIHLGHVASTYLPADVTTRFLKQNGVEAYYICASDDFGTPILIAAEKEKKTTQEYVAHWNKRDYEDFSAFDIGFDLFYRTSSPENIEFVRHVFDKLKKNGHIYESEIIQFYCKNDKKFLPDRYVIGICPHCQAPDQYSDLCEKCGRVPEEIGNPKCAICGATPTKEKTTHYFFRLKNFGVPLLKWLEENQNLQKDVKKYVQNWITSGLVDWDITRDISWGVPIPSDESKVFYGWFDNHLAYISSAIKFLNDKGLDGKEFWNSADIYHFIGKDIVYHHYLFLPAMRLGIDSEYKLPDYIPTRGHLTLQSKKISKSRNWYIGLKEFLEFYPADYLRYYLVSINPYSQDDLNFDWDDFMTRINSELIGNLGNLVNRALGFTKKTFDGVIPAPGAYDDKDKEAESKIRTLASELSGLMQQNHLDRAMKKIMEFSAYFNQYFQHKEPWKKGPGTETCVFLAANAVYSISIALNSFLPKSSQKIWEQLGMSGNISTKPWKSISELELKSGHKLGEISPIFGRVEEADIKKRKEKFETK from the coding sequence ATGAACCCTCGTGCAATCATTACTAGTGCCTTACCATATGCTAATGGCGAAATCCATCTGGGACACGTAGCGTCAACATACCTACCTGCAGATGTAACTACTAGATTTTTAAAGCAAAATGGTGTAGAGGCGTATTACATATGTGCATCAGATGATTTTGGAACACCAATTTTGATTGCGGCGGAAAAAGAAAAGAAAACTACTCAAGAATATGTCGCACATTGGAATAAGCGAGACTATGAGGATTTTTCTGCATTTGATATAGGATTTGATTTGTTCTATCGTACTAGTTCCCCAGAGAACATTGAATTTGTTAGGCATGTATTTGATAAGCTAAAAAAGAATGGGCACATTTACGAGTCAGAAATCATACAGTTTTACTGCAAAAATGATAAAAAATTCCTCCCAGATCGATATGTCATTGGAATTTGCCCACATTGTCAGGCTCCTGATCAATACTCGGATTTGTGCGAAAAATGTGGGCGTGTTCCAGAAGAAATAGGAAATCCAAAATGTGCCATTTGTGGCGCAACTCCAACCAAAGAAAAGACGACACATTACTTCTTTAGGCTGAAAAATTTCGGTGTACCGTTGTTAAAGTGGTTAGAAGAAAATCAAAACTTACAAAAAGATGTTAAAAAATATGTCCAAAACTGGATCACATCTGGACTAGTAGACTGGGATATCACCCGTGATATATCGTGGGGCGTCCCCATACCAAGTGATGAATCAAAGGTGTTTTATGGGTGGTTTGACAATCATCTGGCATACATTTCCTCTGCAATAAAATTCCTAAATGACAAAGGACTGGATGGAAAAGAATTTTGGAACTCTGCTGATATCTACCACTTTATTGGTAAAGACATTGTATATCATCACTATTTGTTTTTACCAGCGATGCGGCTTGGGATTGACTCAGAGTACAAACTGCCTGACTATATTCCTACCAGAGGGCATCTTACATTACAATCAAAGAAAATCTCAAAGAGTAGAAATTGGTACATTGGATTAAAAGAGTTCTTGGAATTTTATCCAGCTGACTATTTACGATATTACCTAGTTTCAATCAACCCATACTCTCAGGATGATCTTAACTTTGATTGGGATGATTTTATGACTCGAATTAACTCTGAGCTGATCGGCAATCTTGGCAATCTGGTTAATCGTGCACTTGGGTTTACTAAAAAAACATTCGATGGTGTGATTCCAGCACCTGGTGCATATGATGACAAAGACAAGGAGGCAGAATCGAAAATCCGCACACTAGCATCTGAATTATCTGGATTAATGCAACAGAATCATCTTGACAGGGCTATGAAGAAAATCATGGAGTTTTCTGCATATTTTAACCAGTATTTCCAGCACAAGGAACCATGGAAAAAAGGACCTGGAACAGAAACGTGCGTATTTTTGGCTGCAAATGCAGTATATTCTATATCAATAGCACTAAATTCGTTTTTGCCAAAATCCTCACAAAAAATATGGGAACAACTAGGCATGTCTGGCAATATTTCTACAAAACCTTGGAAGTCAATTTCCGAGTTGGAGTTAAAATCTGGTCACAAACTAGGGGAAATCTCGCCAATATTTGGCCGAGTGGAAGAAGCAGACATCAAAAAACGCAAAGAAAAATTTGAAACAAAATAA
- a CDS encoding M1 family metallopeptidase, which produces MQVIPVHYELTFEPIFSNFTFEGKETINVKITKPTSTIILNSSELTIKKCTVESAGKSYVGQTTLDEKNETLIIKIPGKINKTALIHIEYSGILNDRLVGFYRSQYKDKSGKTKYMATTQFEAADARRAFPCWDEPAAKATFGISIITESSHTAISNTNQILRKKLGKKTLYKFAKTPIMSTYLVYLGVGEFEFLSTTSGKVSMRIVATKGNSKKGKFALDLCKKLVKSYEDYFGIKYPLPKLDLIAVPDFASGAMENWGAITFRETILLFDEKTSSTQTKQYIAEVVSHELAHMWFGNLVTMEWWNDLWLNESFATFMATKFVDKFYPEWKLWDQFLEDTMNTAMSLDALHSSHPIDVKVNSPSEIREIFDAISYDKGGCVLKMLESFVSEKNFRAGLQKYLKKFSYKNAEGNDLWDEIGRAAKMPVRSMINSWLKQTGFPLVDVQKQGSHLILSQKRFILEKNGTAKGLWEIPVVVNDNGKVTSKILKKKQQTVPVKSEQTLVNPGRNGFYRVKYSPDIMSELKEMILQKSISHIDRWAIQNDLFALCVSGDGRTRDYLDFASSYENEDDYLTQSNVSGNLYALYHRTTGEAYNSEIQKVAHRYLRKMFDSLGWDALPDEPHTNALLRGFVIAALGKMDDDEILCEANNRFKEYLQKPESLNPDIQDAVFSLAAWSGAISYDKLLQLYKKAPSQEQKIRFLGALSSFKDPKLLLKTLDLSQSKDVRSQNMHIPIMRISANHHGKKILWPWLKKNWKKLRVKVGVGSPLLNRVVTSISAVADESMQGEIKQFFKKNHTPGTEMTLSQTLERIRIHSQFLRQLRAEFA; this is translated from the coding sequence GTGCAAGTAATTCCTGTACACTATGAGCTTACATTTGAACCAATTTTTTCAAATTTCACCTTTGAAGGAAAAGAGACAATAAATGTCAAAATAACAAAGCCAACTAGCACAATTATTCTGAATTCATCCGAGCTAACAATAAAAAAATGCACCGTTGAATCAGCAGGAAAATCATATGTTGGACAAACAACCCTTGATGAGAAAAATGAAACACTGATAATAAAAATACCTGGCAAAATCAACAAAACCGCATTAATTCACATCGAGTATAGTGGAATTCTAAATGATAGGCTGGTTGGATTTTACCGCAGCCAATACAAGGACAAATCTGGCAAGACAAAATACATGGCAACCACTCAATTTGAGGCAGCTGATGCAAGGCGTGCATTTCCCTGCTGGGATGAGCCTGCAGCAAAGGCCACATTTGGTATTTCGATAATCACTGAATCAAGTCATACTGCAATATCAAATACAAATCAAATCCTGCGAAAAAAACTGGGTAAAAAAACACTATACAAATTTGCAAAAACGCCGATAATGTCAACGTATCTGGTATATCTTGGTGTTGGAGAGTTTGAATTTCTGAGTACAACATCTGGTAAAGTTTCAATGAGAATTGTCGCAACCAAGGGAAACAGCAAAAAGGGAAAATTTGCACTGGACTTGTGCAAAAAGCTTGTAAAATCATACGAGGACTATTTTGGAATAAAGTACCCACTACCAAAACTAGACCTTATTGCGGTTCCTGACTTTGCATCCGGCGCAATGGAAAACTGGGGTGCAATCACATTCAGAGAGACAATACTGCTATTTGATGAAAAAACCTCATCTACGCAAACAAAACAATACATCGCGGAGGTAGTATCACATGAGCTGGCACACATGTGGTTTGGCAATCTGGTAACAATGGAGTGGTGGAATGATCTGTGGCTTAACGAATCATTTGCCACGTTTATGGCAACAAAATTTGTTGACAAGTTCTATCCAGAGTGGAAACTCTGGGACCAATTTCTAGAAGATACTATGAATACTGCGATGAGCCTTGATGCATTGCATTCATCACATCCAATTGACGTCAAGGTAAATTCGCCATCCGAAATCAGGGAGATCTTTGACGCAATATCCTATGACAAGGGCGGCTGTGTTCTAAAAATGCTAGAAAGTTTTGTCTCCGAGAAAAACTTTAGGGCAGGACTACAGAAATATCTCAAAAAATTCTCCTACAAAAATGCAGAAGGAAATGATCTGTGGGATGAGATTGGAAGGGCGGCAAAAATGCCGGTCCGCTCTATGATCAATTCTTGGCTAAAGCAGACAGGATTTCCACTAGTGGATGTTCAAAAACAAGGCTCGCATCTGATATTGTCGCAAAAGCGATTCATTTTAGAGAAAAATGGCACCGCAAAAGGACTATGGGAAATCCCAGTCGTGGTCAACGATAATGGTAAAGTTACAAGCAAAATACTGAAGAAAAAGCAACAAACCGTTCCGGTAAAATCCGAGCAAACCCTGGTAAATCCCGGTAGAAATGGTTTCTATCGAGTAAAATACTCGCCGGACATAATGTCTGAGCTAAAGGAAATGATTTTACAAAAATCAATATCTCACATTGATAGATGGGCAATTCAAAACGATCTGTTTGCATTGTGCGTGTCTGGCGATGGCAGGACTCGCGACTATCTTGATTTTGCCTCGTCATATGAAAACGAAGATGACTATCTAACACAATCCAATGTGTCTGGAAATCTGTATGCGTTATATCACAGGACAACAGGTGAAGCATACAATTCTGAAATCCAAAAAGTAGCACACCGATATCTCAGAAAGATGTTTGACTCACTTGGATGGGATGCACTCCCTGACGAGCCACACACCAACGCACTTTTGCGTGGCTTTGTAATTGCTGCCTTGGGAAAAATGGATGATGATGAAATATTATGCGAGGCAAACAATCGATTCAAGGAATATCTGCAAAAACCAGAGTCGTTAAATCCCGATATTCAGGATGCGGTATTCTCACTTGCCGCATGGAGTGGCGCTATCTCTTATGATAAGTTGCTACAATTGTACAAAAAGGCGCCATCCCAGGAGCAAAAAATAAGATTTCTTGGAGCATTATCTAGCTTCAAAGATCCGAAATTACTGCTTAAAACACTGGATCTTTCGCAGTCAAAGGATGTCCGCTCTCAAAACATGCACATTCCAATAATGCGCATTTCTGCAAATCATCATGGCAAAAAAATACTTTGGCCATGGCTAAAAAAGAACTGGAAAAAACTCCGAGTCAAAGTAGGAGTCGGCAGCCCGCTACTAAACAGAGTGGTCACTAGCATTTCAGCAGTGGCAGACGAATCCATGCAAGGTGAAATAAAACAATTCTTCAAGAAAAACCACACTCCTGGAACGGAGATGACACTGTCGCAAACATTGGAGCGAATTCGAATTCACTCTCAATTCCTCAGACAATTACGCGCAGAGTTTGCCTGA
- the meaB gene encoding methylmalonyl Co-A mutase-associated GTPase MeaB, whose product MYCRCQKLVCLLLADLKKAKRGAIAKAISIVENDEQEARKLIKLIFKTSGKSVIIGITGPAGAGKSSLINKTSVALKKLGLKPAVLAIDPTSHVTGGAILGDRVRMTESTDSGTYIRSIASRGATGAVSRSIRNSIRVLEYAGFNPIIIESVGAGQTEVEISNIADITVVVFNPHTGDSIQTIKAGLTEIGDIYLVNKSDLDGATQLFESVKEFIGMTERNPVILQTSITKNKGIDEFAKKLKELMAQKQKTKKEHDAGRLAIELKDIVLNNVRLKIDTLLESDKNYSKYLKKLQSKEMDPFEAADKISERIIK is encoded by the coding sequence ATTTATTGTAGATGCCAAAAACTAGTTTGTTTGTTACTTGCTGATTTAAAGAAGGCAAAGCGTGGAGCAATTGCAAAGGCAATCTCTATTGTTGAAAATGATGAGCAAGAAGCACGCAAGCTAATCAAATTGATATTCAAGACATCTGGCAAATCCGTCATAATTGGAATTACCGGCCCTGCAGGCGCAGGCAAAAGCTCACTAATTAACAAGACCTCAGTTGCACTCAAAAAACTTGGGCTCAAACCAGCAGTTCTTGCAATTGACCCGACAAGTCATGTCACAGGGGGTGCAATTTTGGGCGACCGTGTGAGGATGACGGAATCTACCGACTCTGGTACATACATCAGAAGTATTGCGTCGCGTGGCGCGACCGGTGCTGTATCACGCTCCATTAGAAACAGCATTCGTGTACTGGAATATGCTGGCTTTAATCCAATTATAATAGAAAGCGTCGGTGCCGGTCAGACAGAAGTAGAGATATCAAACATTGCAGACATTACCGTTGTAGTGTTTAATCCGCATACTGGCGATAGCATACAGACTATCAAAGCAGGCCTTACAGAAATTGGTGATATCTATCTCGTAAACAAATCTGATCTAGATGGCGCAACCCAACTATTCGAATCCGTCAAGGAATTCATTGGTATGACTGAACGAAACCCAGTGATACTTCAGACTTCGATTACGAAAAACAAGGGAATTGACGAATTTGCAAAAAAACTCAAGGAACTGATGGCACAAAAGCAAAAAACCAAAAAGGAACACGACGCGGGACGACTAGCAATTGAGCTAAAAGATATTGTTTTAAATAATGTTAGACTCAAAATCGATACATTGTTGGAATCTGACAAAAACTATTCCAAATACCTAAAAAAACTCCAATCAAAGGAGATGGATCCATTTGAGGCAGCGGACAAAATATCTGAGAGGATAATCAAGTGA
- a CDS encoding DUF726 domain-containing protein yields MKQNKRVPRISTRGFYDLSTGKTKNKRSYDLYPKKFFDNLYDIREITIMIHGLRNNKSGALVKFMIAQYRLQQLGYMHPVIGFSYDSNTIGVQYKSHEQHATDVGIIIAKKNGKNLANFLVDIKRKYPMIKIRLIGHSLGSQVILSTLQNLKNKQLVEAVYIFGASIPSDSANLNKYGAIIKKTIHQKFVNYYSQFDNVLKYSFEQGLIPEPIGYSGAIGKTVAKYAQKHVRPDNHRFASYAKILKSYP; encoded by the coding sequence TTGAAACAAAATAAAAGAGTTCCTAGAATTTCTACTAGGGGATTTTATGATCTTTCTACTGGAAAAACAAAAAATAAAAGATCATACGATCTTTATCCAAAAAAATTCTTTGATAATTTGTATGATATTAGAGAAATAACAATAATGATTCATGGCTTGCGTAATAATAAATCCGGCGCACTTGTTAAATTCATGATTGCGCAATATAGATTACAACAACTTGGATACATGCACCCAGTAATTGGGTTTAGCTATGATTCTAACACTATTGGAGTTCAATACAAGTCTCATGAACAACATGCTACTGATGTTGGAATCATAATTGCAAAGAAAAATGGAAAAAACCTAGCAAATTTTCTAGTTGACATAAAAAGAAAATATCCAATGATAAAGATACGGCTGATCGGTCACTCCCTTGGCTCTCAAGTGATACTTTCTACACTTCAAAATCTGAAAAATAAACAGTTAGTAGAGGCAGTGTATATTTTTGGTGCGTCAATTCCATCTGATTCTGCAAACTTGAACAAATATGGTGCCATTATCAAAAAAACTATCCACCAGAAATTTGTCAATTATTATAGCCAGTTTGATAATGTCCTCAAGTATTCATTTGAGCAAGGGTTAATTCCAGAACCAATTGGATATTCTGGGGCCATTGGAAAAACTGTGGCTAAATATGCCCAAAAACATGTGCGCCCGGACAATCATAGATTTGCTAGCTATGCCAAAATTCTAAAGTCGTACCCATAA
- a CDS encoding cobalamin B12-binding domain-containing protein → MKQKLATRRIKILVAKLGLDGHDRGALVLCRAFRDAGMEVIYSGLFATPERVAQIAEDEDVDAVALSLLNGAHNTLFPRVVRELHKKGLRDVLVVGGGVIPEEDKSGLEKSGVSKVFGPGSPLSAIIEHINSGVVKLRKI, encoded by the coding sequence ATGAAGCAAAAGCTTGCCACTCGTCGAATCAAGATCCTTGTCGCAAAGCTAGGCCTCGATGGACATGATAGAGGCGCCCTAGTTTTGTGTAGAGCGTTCAGAGATGCAGGCATGGAAGTAATTTATTCAGGTTTGTTTGCCACACCAGAGCGCGTAGCGCAAATAGCTGAGGATGAAGATGTGGATGCAGTTGCACTGAGCCTTCTAAACGGCGCTCACAATACACTGTTTCCAAGAGTAGTAAGAGAATTGCACAAAAAAGGACTCAGGGATGTTCTAGTAGTAGGTGGAGGAGTAATACCAGAAGAAGACAAGAGTGGTTTGGAAAAATCAGGAGTCTCCAAGGTGTTTGGTCCAGGATCTCCACTATCAGCAATAATAGAGCACATCAATTCTGGTGTCGTGAAGCTAAGAAAAATCTGA
- a CDS encoding methylmalonyl-CoA mutase, with amino-acid sequence MAQKEEQKPKKILTDSNFPVSRVYRETKKKAKEEPGKYPFTRGIHAEMYRERFWTMRQYSGFGDAKQTNERFKFMLEKGQTGLSMAFDLPTQIGHDADAPQAEGEVGKVGVSISSLKDMFTAFDGIPLGKVSSSMTINSTASTLLAYYIAVGESQGFASTELRGTTQNDILKEYIARNTYIYPPQPSMRLIGDMIGYCAKHVPQWYPVSISGYHMREAGSTATQEVAFTLANAIAYIQTCLDRGLKIDDFAPRLSFFFCCTIEFFEEIAKFRVARKIYAEILKEKFHAKDPKSLQLKFHTQTSGESLTAQQPDNNIVRVAIQTMAAVLGGTQSLHTNSRDEALALPTAESAKIALRTQQIVAHESGITKTVDPLAGSYYLEYLCDEIEDGVRKYLKQIEKMGGALKAIEKGFFQSEIRQNAYRLKKEVDSTERVLVGVNKFSDEKESKHELLRIDDTVEKKQRTALKKLRSERDGKKVQYALSKMQSAAEKEENLMPFILDAVKVYATTGEISNTFRQVFGEYRPKEVF; translated from the coding sequence ATGGCACAGAAAGAAGAACAAAAACCAAAAAAAATTCTAACCGATTCTAATTTCCCAGTATCCCGTGTATATCGTGAAACAAAAAAGAAAGCAAAAGAAGAGCCCGGCAAGTATCCTTTCACCCGTGGAATCCATGCAGAAATGTACCGAGAGAGATTCTGGACAATGCGTCAGTATTCTGGATTTGGTGATGCCAAGCAGACCAATGAACGCTTTAAATTCATGCTAGAAAAGGGCCAGACCGGCCTGTCCATGGCATTTGATCTTCCAACACAGATAGGCCACGACGCCGATGCTCCGCAGGCAGAAGGCGAAGTAGGAAAGGTAGGTGTCTCAATATCATCACTCAAAGACATGTTTACAGCTTTTGATGGCATTCCACTTGGAAAGGTGAGCTCCTCTATGACGATTAATTCTACTGCATCTACGTTATTGGCATATTACATTGCGGTTGGTGAATCACAGGGATTTGCCAGCACGGAATTGCGTGGCACAACACAAAATGACATTCTAAAAGAATACATTGCAAGAAACACGTACATCTATCCACCACAACCATCCATGAGACTAATTGGTGATATGATTGGATATTGCGCAAAGCATGTACCACAATGGTATCCTGTCTCAATTTCCGGCTATCACATGAGAGAAGCTGGTTCTACTGCCACACAAGAAGTAGCATTTACGTTGGCAAATGCAATTGCATACATTCAGACCTGCCTTGACAGGGGACTCAAAATAGATGACTTTGCTCCAAGACTATCGTTCTTTTTCTGCTGTACAATAGAATTTTTTGAAGAGATTGCCAAGTTCCGAGTCGCAAGAAAAATCTATGCGGAGATTCTCAAAGAAAAATTCCACGCAAAGGATCCAAAATCACTACAACTAAAATTCCACACACAAACAAGCGGAGAATCGCTTACTGCGCAGCAACCAGACAACAACATTGTTAGGGTGGCAATACAAACAATGGCTGCAGTTCTTGGAGGAACACAGTCGCTTCACACTAACTCACGTGATGAGGCATTGGCATTGCCAACTGCCGAGTCTGCAAAAATAGCACTACGAACACAACAGATTGTTGCTCATGAATCGGGCATTACCAAGACAGTAGACCCATTGGCTGGCTCATATTATCTGGAATATCTATGCGATGAGATAGAGGATGGCGTGCGCAAATACCTCAAGCAAATTGAGAAAATGGGTGGCGCGCTAAAAGCAATAGAAAAAGGATTCTTCCAATCCGAAATAAGACAAAATGCGTACAGGCTCAAAAAAGAAGTTGACTCTACCGAGCGAGTCCTAGTTGGAGTAAACAAGTTCTCTGATGAAAAAGAGTCAAAGCATGAACTACTTCGAATAGACGATACTGTAGAGAAAAAACAAAGAACGGCACTCAAAAAACTACGATCTGAGCGAGACGGCAAAAAAGTCCAATATGCACTATCAAAGATGCAGTCTGCTGCGGAAAAGGAAGAAAACCTCATGCCGTTTATTCTCGATGCTGTCAAAGTTTATGCTACTACTGGCGAGATTAGCAACACATTCCGTCAAGTATTTGGCGAATACCGACCAAAGGAAGTGTTCTAG